In a single window of the Elaeis guineensis isolate ETL-2024a chromosome 4, EG11, whole genome shotgun sequence genome:
- the LOC105042757 gene encoding nascent polypeptide-associated complex subunit beta isoform X1 — protein sequence MQMDREKLMKMAGAVRTGGKGSMRRKKKAVHKTTTTDDKRLQSTLKRVGVTAIPAIEEVNIFKDDVVIQFVNPKVQASIAANTWVVSGSPQMRKLQDLLPAIINQLGPDNLDNLRRLAEQLQKQAPGAGSSAGATTHHDDDSDVPDLVPGETFEEAADKKESS from the exons ATGCAGATGGATCGAGAGAAGCTCATGAAGATGGCAGGTGCTGTTCGCACTGGTGGAAAGGGAAGCATGCGCAG GAAGAAAAAGGCAGTTCATAAGACCACAACTACAGATGACAAAAGGCTCCAGAGCACTTTGAAAAGAGTTGGGGTAACTGCTATCCCTGCTATAGAAGAAGTTAACATTTTTAAAGATGATGTtgttatccagtttgtgaatcccaAAG TGCAAGCTTCAATTGCAGCCAATACATGGGTGGTTAGCGGTTCTCCTCAGATGAGAA AGCTTCAAGATTTGCTGCCAGCGATCATCAACCAGCTGG GTCCTGATAACTTAGACAACCTAAGGCGACTTGCAGAGCAGTTACAGAAGCAGGCACCAGGAGCTGGTTCTAGTGCTGGTGCGACTACTCACCATGATGATGATAGTGATGTCCCTGATCTTGTGCCTGGAGAGACATTTGAagaggctgctgataagaaagaATCTTCGTAG
- the LOC105042757 gene encoding nascent polypeptide-associated complex subunit beta isoform X2, whose translation MDREKLMKMAGAVRTGGKGSMRRKKKAVHKTTTTDDKRLQSTLKRVGVTAIPAIEEVNIFKDDVVIQFVNPKVQASIAANTWVVSGSPQMRKLQDLLPAIINQLGPDNLDNLRRLAEQLQKQAPGAGSSAGATTHHDDDSDVPDLVPGETFEEAADKKESS comes from the exons ATGGATCGAGAGAAGCTCATGAAGATGGCAGGTGCTGTTCGCACTGGTGGAAAGGGAAGCATGCGCAG GAAGAAAAAGGCAGTTCATAAGACCACAACTACAGATGACAAAAGGCTCCAGAGCACTTTGAAAAGAGTTGGGGTAACTGCTATCCCTGCTATAGAAGAAGTTAACATTTTTAAAGATGATGTtgttatccagtttgtgaatcccaAAG TGCAAGCTTCAATTGCAGCCAATACATGGGTGGTTAGCGGTTCTCCTCAGATGAGAA AGCTTCAAGATTTGCTGCCAGCGATCATCAACCAGCTGG GTCCTGATAACTTAGACAACCTAAGGCGACTTGCAGAGCAGTTACAGAAGCAGGCACCAGGAGCTGGTTCTAGTGCTGGTGCGACTACTCACCATGATGATGATAGTGATGTCCCTGATCTTGTGCCTGGAGAGACATTTGAagaggctgctgataagaaagaATCTTCGTAG